In the Theobroma cacao cultivar B97-61/B2 chromosome 1, Criollo_cocoa_genome_V2, whole genome shotgun sequence genome, one interval contains:
- the LOC18611211 gene encoding probable receptor-like protein kinase At5g24010 — MHVYHLILIHPARILLHFPSQKKQQPPVSVEMLHSFSVLFLLLPLLPFCLLFLFSPAEAVDDTYTLPNEHFINCGSKSNATFGIRNFTQDQNSGPFSGKGSKPVKDTKPSADTPMLYQTARIFGRPYPYKFKISQKGTYLVRLHFCAFTSSVSLADAVFDVSAQPTASGPWLLLLSNFTMKNSNESTVIKEFLLTVGAGKFEIYFIPSQISRLAFVNAIEVFLAPTGFIPDNATRINFLGIKGNYHGLLSNVLQKIYRINVGGSNITAKTDTLMRYWIPDDQFLVFPGSAENWHRQYVKLEYEQGANGSTKFIAPEDVYRTAKKLTSGQTNFSNITWRFKVNEHARHFVRAHFCDLISPSLHYPGLNLCINGIFCQLISPLEIVKRLAAPFYADFVVDSGKSGNIDVSVGPYSNTDQTAFLNGLEIMQLMENSYSSFVPPKRKKKILVIIAGSLGLAFAFIIIVIVLVCLVCLKGDPGKIQRLPSSLALLGGWSVNEMSTARTAGLSLCLELRIPFAEIQQATQDFDSTFFIGEGGFGKVYCGTLRAEKVAVKRRAPGHKQGLAEFQTEIMVLSRTRHRNLVSLIGYCDERSEMILVYEFMEKGTLRDNLYDTNGCSKQNGLSWTERLEICIGTAAALHYLHTGSAVKIIHRDVKSTNILLDENYTAKVSDFGISKSGHSDLTLNHTDVKGSFGYLDPEYFVSSELTEKSDVYSFGVVLLEVLCARPAIINSPQKEEVNLADWGLLWLKKGQLEKIIDPVLVDKINPDSLRKFGELAEKCLEAKGTKRPTMHEVLWDLEYALSLHTGISREQPDESITNSSLQFGPPVLLDVPTCSFLIEENEQSIVGNHGSDTSASEVFSQLKFAGAR, encoded by the coding sequence ATGCATGTTTATcacttaattttaattcatcCAGCCAGGATTCTCTTACACTTTCCCTCACAGAAAAAGCAGCAACCCCCTGTTTCTGTGGAAATGCTTCACTCTTTCTCGGTTCTGTTCTTACTTCTCCCACTACTCCCATTCTGTttactctttcttttctcaccAGCTGAAGCTGTTGATGATACTTACACTCTTCCTAATGAGCACTTCATTAACTGTGGATCAAAGTCTAATGCCACCTTTGGAATCAGGAACTTCACTCAAGACCAAAATTCTGGTCCCTTCTCTGGAAAAGGAAGCAAACCTGTCAAAGACACTAAACCTTCAGCTGATACACCGATGCTATATCAAACAGCAAGAATATTCGGACGCCCTTACCCTTATAAGTTTAAAATCAGCCAAAAAGGCACGTACCTGGTACGCCTTCATTTCTGTGCTTTCACATCTTCTGTAAGCTTAGCAGATGCTGTGTTTGATGTCTCAGCTCAACCTACTGCCTCCGGTCCATGGCTTTTACTGTTGTCGAATTTTACCATGAAAAATAGTAATGAATCAACTGTGATTAAGGAATTCCTTCTTACAGTTGGAGCTGGTAAATTTGAGATTTACTTCATACCTTCTCAAATATCACGTTTGGCTTTTGTTAATGCCATTGAAGTCTTTCTTGCCCCTACTGGCTTCATTCCTGATAATGCTACACGCATAAATTTCTTAGGGATTAAAGGCAATTATCACGGTTTACTTTCTAATGTTTTGCAAAAAATTTATAGAATCAATGTTGGAGGTTCCAACATCACAGCAAAGACTGATACACTTATGAGATATTGGATACCAGATGATCAGTTTTTGGTCTTTCCAGGGTCTGCGGAAAACTGGCATAGGCAGTATGTTAAATTAGAATATGAGCAAGGAGCTAACGGTTCAACTAAGTTTATCGCCCCAGAGGATGTCTATAGGACTGCCAAAAAATTGACAAGCGGGCAgacaaatttttcaaatattactTGGCGTTTTAAAGTCAATGAGCATGCTAGGCACTTTGTTCGAGCTCATTTCTGTGATTTGATTAGCCCCTCACTTCATTATCCTGGGCTAAATCTCTGTATCAATGGAATATTTTGTCAGTTGATCAGTCCATTGGAGATAGTTAAACGGCTGGCAGCTCCCttttatgctgattttgttgttgatTCTGGAAAATCTGGAAATATTGACGTAAGTGTTGGCCCATATTCTAATACAGACCAAACTGCCTTTCTGAATGGCCTCGAGATAATGCAGCTAATGGAaaattcatattcatcttTTGTGCCACCCAAGcgaaagaagaaaatcttGGTCATTATTGCCGGTTCACTTGGTCTGGCATTTGCATTCATTATAATAGTGATTGTGCTAGTTTGTCTGGTTTGCTTGAAAGGAGATCCAGGTAAAATTCAACGTTTGCCATCTTCTTTGGCTCTTCTTGGAGGGTGGAGTGTAAATGAAATGTCAACTGCTAGAACTGCTGGTCTTAGTCTATGCCTTGAATTAAGGATACCCTTTGCTGAAATACAGCAAGCAACACAAGATTTTGATTCAACATTTTTCATTGGTGAGGGTGGATTTGGAAAAGTATATTGTGGAACACTTCGTGCTGAGAAGGTAGCTGTTAAACGAAGGGCACCAGGACACAAGCAGGGTCTTGCGGAATTCCAAACAGAGATAATGGTACTTTCTCGAACTCGCCATCGTAaccttgtttccttgattggATACTGTGATGAAAGGTCCGAGATGATATTGGTTTATGAATTCATGGAAAAGGGGACTCTTAGAGATAATCTATATGACACAAATGGCTGTTCTAAACAAAATGGATTGTCATGGACGGAAAGACTTGAGATCTGCATTGGCACAGCAGCAGCCCTCCATTACCTGCACACTGGTTCAGCAGTGAAAATTATTCACCGGGATGTTAAGTCAACAAACATCTTGCTTGATGAAAATTACACAGCTAAAGTATCTGATTTTGGTATTTCAAAATCAGGTCATTCTGATCTAACCCTGAATCATACAGATGTAAAAGGTAGCTTTGGTTATTTGGATCCAGAATATTTTGTGTCTTCTGAGTTGACAGAGAAATCTGATGTGTACTCTTTCGGAGTGGTACTTTTAGAAGTTCTCTGTGCTAGACCAGCGATTATCAACTCACCTCAGAAGGAGGAGGTGAACCTAGCAGATTGGGGTTTGCTTTGGCTAAAGAAAGGGCAGcttgaaaaaattattgatcCTGTCCTAGTGGATAAAATAAACCCTGATTCATTGAGAAAATTTGGTGAATTAGCTGAGAAGTGTTTGGAGGCAAAGGGTACTAAGAGGCCTACTATGCACGAGGTGTTATGGGACTTGGAATATGCATTGAGCCTACATACTGGAATAAGTAGAGAACAACCTGATGAAAGCATAACAAATTCTTCATTGCAGTTTGGACCGCCTGTGCTTCTGGATGTACCAACTTGTAGCTTCCTAATTGAGGAAAATGAACAGTCCATAGTCGGTAACCATGGTTCAGATACATCAGCTAGTGAAGTGTTCTCTCAGTTGAAGTTCGCTGGTGCTAGATAA
- the LOC18611206 gene encoding UDP-glycosyltransferase 84B2, translating into MENEGVQVIMVTLALQGHMNPMLKLAKVLVTKGVHVTLATNDVARKRMLDSKISTKFTSIKNSSSTSNSPRLNLEFFSDGLSHDFDRDKDTGKFMASLKTYGPQNLSNLIVDLKVNGNKFSCLIFSPFIPWVPTVAAEHGIPCSILWIQSSTVFSIYYHYIKCPNLFPNLKNPNGSVELPGMPGFTVGDLPTFMLPFSPVHFQLWVVEFVSVLDKVKWVLGNSVHELEEEIVNSLASVKSFYPIGPLVSPFLLGKEETVVGSVDMWSAEDSCIEWLDKQSPASVIYISFGSIIMLSVQQIESIAMALKNVNRPFLWVVKGLEVRKIEFPPGFFEETKEKLGLVVSWCPQEKVLMHKALACFVTHCGWNSTLETVVAGVPIVAYPEWTDQPTDAKLLVDVFKMGVRMRNCENGTLSVKEVERCIMEIIDGPRSEEMKARAVELKKAAKEALEDGGSSNQNIDKFISEISGKPSSSNI; encoded by the coding sequence ATGGAGAATGAAGGAGTACAAGTGATAATGGTGACCTTAGCCCTGCAAGGGCACATGAATCCCATGCTCAAGCTGGCCAAAGTGCTCGTAACAAAGGGTGTACATGTCACCCTTGCCACCAATGATGTTGCCCGTAAGCGAATGCTAGACTCCAAAATCTCCACCAAGTTCACCAGCATCAAAAACTCCTCCAGTACCTCAAATAGCCCAAGACTCAATCTAGAGTTCTTCTCTGATGGTCTTAGCCATGACTTTGATCGTGACAAGGATACTGGCAAGTTCATGGCTTCACTTAAGACATACGGACCCCAGAATCTCTCAAATCTCATTGTTGATCTCAAAGTTAATGGTAATAAATTCTCATGCCTCATTTTCAGCCCCTTTATCCCATGGGTACCAACTGTTGCTGCTGAACATGGGATTCCTTGTAGCATTCTTTGGATCCAATCTTCAACCGTTTTCTCcatttattatcattatattAAGTGTCCAAACTTGTTTCCCAACTTGAAAAACCCTAATGGGAGTGTAGAGTTGCCTGGAATGCCAGGGTTTACGGTGGGAGATCTTCCAACTTTTATGCTTCCTTTTAGTCCTGTTCACTTTCAACTATGGGTTGTAGAATTTGTTTCAGTTCTAGATAAGGTAAAATGGGTTTTAGGAAATTCGGTTCATGAGTTGGAAGAGGAGATCGTGAACTCCTTAGCTTCAGTGAAATCATTTTATCCCATTGGTCCACTAGTGTCACCATTTCTTTTAGGAAAGGAAGAAACTGTTGTCGGAAGTGTTGATATGTGGAGTGCTGAAGATTCTTGCATTGAATGGCTTGACAAGCAATCGCCTGCCTCAGTCATTTACATTTCATTTGGAAGTATCATTATGTTATCAGTGCAGCAAATTGAAAGCATTGCCATGGCATTGAAGAATGTCAACAGGCCATTTCTCTGGGTTGTTAAAGGTTTAGAGGTGAGAAAAATCGAATTCCCACCTGGATTCTTTGAAGAGACCAAGGAGAAATTAGGTTTAGTCGTTTCATGGTGCCCTCAAGAGAAAGTTTTAATGCACAAAGCTCTGGCTTGTTTTGTGACACATTGTGGGTGGAACTCGACCCTAGAAACCGTGGTGGCTGGGGTGCCTATTGTTGCCTATCCAGAGTGGACGGATCAGCCAACGGATGCCAAACTCTTGGTTGATGTTTTCAAGATGGGGGTGAGGATGAGAAATTGTGAAAATGGGACACTAAGCGTAAAAGAGGTTGAAAGGTGCATTATGGAGATTATTGATGGACCAAGATCAGAGGAGATGAAGGCAAGGGCAGTGGAGTTGAAAAAGGCTGCAAAGGAAGCATTGGAAGATGGTGGTTCTTCGAATCAGAACATCGACAAATTTATCAGTGAAATCAGTGGTAAACCTTCCAGTAGTAACATATAA
- the LOC18611209 gene encoding probable receptor-like protein kinase At5g24010, which yields MENFHHLEILFPLFIFLLPLQFFSPLLLSSAYTLPEEYFINCGSRSNFTGSGNRNFVGDLNSGFHSLVGRSSPLTDASPSAGVSLLYRSARIFRQPSFYEFVIKKNGTYFVRLHFFVFSYPANLTNARFNVSASGFWLLLNFNVKNSSGSPVIKEFFITINVGSFRINFIPSEGSHLAFVNAIEVFLAPESFIRDNATRITPAGSRNSFDRLLSQVLQTLYRINVGGLTLTPENDTLWRTWIPDDSFLFNSEAARNSEFFADTPKFQLGGATEYDAPSLVYKTAKELNIDDSRQLNFFNITWSFNVSKNSLYFVRVHFCDIISVSLDAIIFNLYIYKKFREKISPYDQMGQLAAPFYIDFVVDSDESGIMNISIGPRRDSQNQNAFLNGLEIMELMKKSDFDLLPEKPKSKWNSLFAIVGSVGGGAFVIVLIVIVLLSLKCRKAKPEQSSGWPLSMPLCGRGSSYNRMSEKSANISPSNLNLALRISYYEIEQSTKNFASNLLIGEGGFGKVYEGMFRGMKVAVKRSEPGHGQGLQEFQTEIVVLSQIRHRHLVSLIGYCDERSEMILVYEFMEKGTLRDNLYCSTANLENSYSARSELSWKQRLEICIGAAKGLNYLHTGSAGGIIHRDVKSTNILLDEQFVAKVADFGLSKSGLPDVELSVDVKGTFGYLDPEYFISLQLTDKSDVYSFGVVLLEVLCARPAVVTSNRREEVNLAEWGMLCMREGQLEKIVDPMLVDKINPNSLRKFAETTEKCLKPSGSERPSMRDVLWDLEYALQLQLTQLNREPLEDSTTNASLEFSMPAIQRLPSHSFPAVDEEDATVVFDDASDVTASEVFSKLRIGDAR from the coding sequence ATGGAAAACTTTCACCACCTGGAGATTCTTTTCCCACTATTCATCTTTCTCCTACCCCTACAATTCTTTTCTCCTCTGCTTCTCTCATCGGCTTACACGCTTCCCGAGGAGTACTTCATCAACTGTGGATCAAGGTCCAACTTCACAGGCAGTGGAAACCGGAACTTTGTTGGTGACCTGAATTCTGGCTTTCATTCCCTTGTAGGACGAAGCAGCCCTCTTACGGATGCAAGCCCCTCAGCAGGCGTATCTCTACTCTATCGGTCTGCAAGAATCTTCCGACAGCCTTCTTTCTACGAGTTTGTGATAAAAAAGAACGGCACCTACTTTGTACGTCTCCatttctttgtgttttcatATCCTGCAAATCTAACCAATGCTAGATTCAATGTTTCAGCTTCTGGATTTTGgttattattgaattttaatgTCAAGAATAGTAGTGGTTCTCCTGTCATCAAGGAATTTTTTATCACCATCAATGTAGGAAGTTTTAGAATCAACTTCATACCTTCTGAAGGATCACATCTAGCTTTTGTCAACGCCATTGAAGTCTTTCTTGCCCCTGAAAGTTTCATCCGTGATAATGCCACTCGCATTACTCCTGCAGGAAGTAGAAATTCTTTTGACCGTTTGCTGTCTCAGGTGTTACAAACCCTCTACAGGATTAATGTTGGAGGGCTTACCCTCACACCAGAAAATGATACACTGTGGAGGACCTGGATACCAGATGATAGTTTCTTGTTTAATTCAGAAGCTGCTAGGAACAGCGAATTTTTCGCTGATACACCTAAATTCCAACTTGGAGGAGCCACAGAATATGATGCCCCAAGCCTTGTCTATAAGACTGCAAAAGAATTGAATATAGATGATAGCAGgcaattgaattttttcaatataacttGGAGTTTTAATGTGAGTAAGAATTCTTTATACTTTGTTAGGGTGCACTTTTGTGACATTATTAGTGTATCTCTTGATGCTATTATTTTCAATCTCTATATCTACAAAAAATTTAGAGAGAAGATCAGTCCGTATGATCAAATGGGCCAGTTGGCAGCTCCATTTTACATTGATTTTGTGGTTGATTCTGATGAATCTGGAATAATGAACATAAGTATTGGCCCTCGACGTGATTCTCAGAATCAAAACGCCTTCCTGAATGGGCTGGAAATAATGGAGTTAATGAAGAAATCAGATTTTGATTTGTTGCCAGAGAAGCCTAAAAGTAAATGGAATAGTCTCTTCGCTATAGTTGGCTCCGTTGGTGGTGGGGCATTTGTTATTGTTTTGATAGTGATAGTGCTTCTGAGTTTGAAATGCAGGAAAGCAAAACCTGAACAATCCTCAGGTTGGCCCTTGTCTATGCCTCTATGTGGAAGAGGGAGTTCTTACAACAGGATGTCTGAAAAATCTGCCAATATATCCCCTTCCAATTTGAATCTTGCTCTGAGAATATcttattatgaaattgagcAATCAACCAAGAACTTTGCTTCCAACTTGCTGATTGGAGAGGGTGGATTTGGAAAAGTCTACGAAGGCATGTTTCGTGGTATGAAAGTTGCTGTGAAAAGGAGTGAACCAGGACACGGCCAAGGCCTTCAGGAATTCCAAACAGAGATTGTGGTCTTATCTCAAATTCGCCATCGTCACCTTGTTTCCTTAATTGGATATTGTGATGAAAGATCTGAAATGATATTGGTTTATGAGTTCATGGAAAAGGGCACTCTTAGAGACAATCTCTATTGTTCAACTGCCAATCTTGAGAACTCATACAGTGCACGATCCGAATTATCTTGGAAGCAAAGACTTGAAATTTGCATTGGTGCAGCGAAAGGCCTTAATTACCTACACACTGGTTCAGCTGGAGGAATCATCCACCGGGATGTTAAGTCAACAAACATCTTGCTTGATGAACAGTTTGTGGCCAAAGTTGCTGATTTTGGTCTTTCAAAATCAGGCCTTCCCGATGTAGAACTCAGTGTTGATGTAAAAGGTACCTTTGGCTATCTGGACCCTGAGTACTTCATATCACTGCAATTGACAGATAAATCTGATGTTTACTCTTTTGGAGTTGTACTCCTGGAAGTACTTTGCGCTAGGCCAGCAGTTGTCACCTCAAATAGGAGGGAGGAAGTGAACTTAGCTGAATGGGGAATGCTTTGCATGAGGGAAGGTCAACTTGAGAAAATTGTTGATCCAATGCTAGTGGATAAAATTAACCCTAACTCACTGAGGAAGTTTGCTGAAACAACGGAGAAGTGTTTGAAGCCATCTGGTAGTGAAAGGCCTAGTATGCGTGATGTGTTGTGGGACTTAGAATATGCACTGCAGCTTCAGCTAACTCAATTGAACAGAGAGCCACTTGAAGACAGTACAACTAATGCTTCATTGGAGTTTTCAATGCCTGCTATCCAACGTTTACCTTCCCATAGCTTTCCAGCCGTTGATGAAGAAGATGCAACTGTAGTGTTTGATGATGCTTCAGATGTAACTGCTAGTGAAGTATTCTCAAAATTGAGGATCGGTGATGCCAGATAA
- the LOC18611208 gene encoding probable receptor-like protein kinase At2g23200: MEKFHWDKLHEPLSLLLYLVLFLSYQVPSSAYTLPHKYFVNCGSKININVTSRTFVGDLNSDSVSFTKKNSSVRDNSQSSGTPSLYQTARIFWQQSSYEFVINTDGTYLVRLHFFNSSGLPAAVFDVSASGFILLHNFTVQNSSSFPLIEEFILSIPIGKFFIYFVPQGSSFAFVNAIEVFPAPPNFIYDEATQISQGNRSDEYKGILSRALKTIHRINVGGQTLTPENDTLFRTWLPDDNYLYNPDTAKNSQFYAGRPNYIDPVNEFIAPDLVYKTAKEMNINTSRASNNFNITWSYDVTSNAKHLIRVHFCDIVSQSQNVLQFFLYINSNFVQEINPFEKVRSLATPFFIDFVVDSDDSGLMNISIGPDTSLTQNQTAFLNGVEIMELMGESDLVPISNESNQKPIFIIVGSAIGGLVLVCILGGLLFMVLKRRKPKAVETSNWTPLNAYRGSTHSNEKMPQLSTLSTEGTVIASPVPNLNLGLKIPFVEIQLATNNFDKKLLIGKGGFGNVYRGTLRDGMKVAVKRSKPGSGQGLPEFQTEIMVLSKIRHRHLVSLIGYCDEGLEMILVYEFMEKGTLRDHLYNSKLPCLSWKQRLEICIGAARGLHYLHKGASGGIIHRDVKSTNILLDENLVAKVADFGLSKSGPPGQSHVSTGVKGTFGYLDPEYFRTQQLTEKTDVYSFGVVLLEVICAMPAINPTLPREQVNLAEWAMFCKQKGLLEQIVDPSIKVQINPNSLRKFAEIAEKCLREDGDDRPTMGDVVWDLEYALQLQQTAVVREPHEDSTSNASSILPFPILQRFPSMSAELGGDDMSITREDDSDSVPTASGVFSQLRINDAR; the protein is encoded by the coding sequence ATGGAAAAATTTCACTGGGATAAACTCCATGAACCTTTAAGTCTTCTTCTTTATCTGGTCCTTTTCTTATCGTATCAGGTGCCATCTTCAGCATACACTCTTCCACACAAGTATTTCGTCAATTGTGGAtcaaaaatcaacataaacgTCACTTCTCGGACCTTTGTTGGTGACCTGAATTCTGATTCCGTCTCCTTTACCAAAAAGAACAGCTCTGTCAGAGACAACAGTCAGTCATCAGGAACACCATCTCTATATCAAACCGCAAGAATTTTCTGGCAGCAGTCTTCGTACGAGTTTGTAATCAATACTGATGGTACTTATCTGGTACGCCTTCATTTCTTCAATTCATCGGGTCTCCCAGCAGCTGTTTTTGATGTTTCAGCTTCTGGCTTTATACTCTTGCATAATTTCACAGTCCAAAATAGTAGCAGCTTTCCTCTAATAGAGGAATTCATCTTAAGCATTCCTATCGGTAAATTCTTCATCTACTTTGTTCCTCAAGGATCTTCTTTTGCATTCGTCAATGCCATAGAGGTCTTTCCTGCCCCTCCAAATTTCATATATGATGAGGCTACACAGATTAGTCAAGGAAATCGTAGTGATGAGTACAAGGGTATACTCTCTCGCGCTCTGAAGACAATTCACAGAATAAATGTTGGAGGCCAAACCCTTACACCAGAAAATGACACTTTATTCAGAACATGGCTTCCTGATGATAATTATCTGTATAATCCAGACACTGCAAAGAATAGCCAGTTTTATGCAGGTAGACCTAATTATATAGATCCTGTTAATGAATTTATTGCACCAGATCTAGTATACAAGACTGCCAAAGAGATGAATATAAATACCAGTAGGGCATCAAATAACTTCAATATAACCTGGTCCTATGATGTGACTAGCAATGCTAAGCACTTGATTCGGGTTCACTTCTGTGACATTGTTAGTCAATCACAGAATGTTTTGCAATTTTTTCTCTACATAAATAGCAACTTCGTACAGGAAATCAATCCTTTTGAAAAAGTGAGGTCATTGGCAACTCCATTTTTCATTGACTTTGTGGTTGATTCTGATGATTCGGGACTCATGAACATCTCCATAGGCCCTGATACTAGTTTGACACAGAATCAAACAGCCTTCCTAAATGGGGTTGAGATAATGGAACTGATGGGGGAATCTGATTTGGTTCCCATATCAAATGAGTCCAACCAGAAGCCTATCTTTATAATTGTTGGTTCAGCTATTGGAGGTCTAGTTCTTGTCTGCATCTTGGGTGGTCTGCtgtttatggttttgaaacgCAGGAAGCCAAAAGCTGTTGAAACTTCAAATTGGACACCATTAAATGCATATAGAGGAAGCACTCACAGTAATGAGAAGATGCCTCAATTGTCAACGCTAAGCACAGAGGGAACCGTCATTGCTTCCCCTGTCCCTAACTTGAACCTGGGTTTAAAGATACCATTTGTTGAGATTCAGTTGGCAACGAACAACTTTGATAAGAAGTTGCTGATTGGTAAGGGTGGATTTGGCAATGTGTATCGAGGAACTCTCAGAGATGGCATGAAAGTGGCTGTGAAACGAAGCAAGCCAGGGTCAGGTCAAGGCCTGCCAGAATTCCAAACGGAGATCATGGTTTTATCAAAAATTCGCCATCGCCATCTTGTTTCCTTGATCGGATATTGTGATGAAGGGCTTGAGATGATACTGGTTTATGAATTCATGGAAAAAGGAACTTTGAGGGATCATCTATATAACTCAAAACTACCTTGTTTGTCATGGAAGCAAAGGCTTGAAATTTGCATTGGTGCAGCAAGAGGTCTTCATTACCTCCACAAAGGTGCATCTGGTGGCATCATTCACCGTGATGTTAAGTCCACAAATATCTTGCTTGATGAGAACCTTGTAGCCAAAGTAGCTGACTTCGGCCTTTCAAAATCAGGTCCTCCAGGTCAAAGCCATGTCAGCACAGGTGTCAAGGGAACTTTTGGTTATCTTGATCCTGAGTACTTTAGGACACAACAGCTGACAGAAAAAACTGATGTTTATTCATTCGGTGTGGTTCTTCTTGAGGTGATATGTGCAATGCCGGCTATCAATCCTACGCTTCCAAGAGAGCAAGTGAACCTAGCTGAATGGGCAATGTTTTGCAAGCAGAAGGGATTGCTTGAGCAGATTGTGGATCCATCCATAAAAGTTCAGATCAATCCCAACTCATTAAGAAAATTTGCAGAGATAGCAGAGAAATGTTTGCGAGAAGATGGCGATGATAGGCCTACCATGGGTGACGTTGTATGGGACTTGGAGTATGCCTTACAGCTTCAGCAAACAGCAGTTGTACGAGAGCCACATGAGGACAGCACGTCCAATGCTTCCAGTATATTACCATTTCCCATTCTCCAGCGTTTTCCTTCCATGAGCGCAGAACTCGGGGGAGATGATATGTCCATAACAAGGGAGGATGACTCTGACTCAGTCCCAACGGCAAGTGGAGTTTTCTCCCAATTGAGAATTAATGATGCCAGATAA